One genomic window of Tachypleus tridentatus isolate NWPU-2018 chromosome 12, ASM421037v1, whole genome shotgun sequence includes the following:
- the LOC143235303 gene encoding uncharacterized protein LOC143235303 translates to MCHTTDFLKIQTEEDDGLQLSIGKTGHPQSTPDFVVNILCQGQRVMIPYHLTMYLPYFILHVLPLKRRKAAELCKYENRKEVNKRRKEQQKRHEAAAGLLDLAFIESAATDSSCTDSADELEATCDNFDLCASQYTTET, encoded by the exons atgtgtcatactACAGATTTCCTAAAGATCCAGACCGAAGAAGACGATGGATTGCAACTGTCAATAGGAAAAACTGGACACCCACAGAGCACACCAgactttgtagtaaacattttgtgtcag ggacaaagagtgatgatcccctatcacctgactatgtaccttccatatttcattttacacgttcTCCCCCTGAAAAGAAGGAAAGCTGCTGAATTGTGTAAGTATGAAAATAGGAAAGAAGTGaacaaaaggagaaaagaacaacaaaagagacaTGAAGCTGCTGCTGGGCTGCTTGACCTTGCTTTCATAGAATCTGCTGCCACTGATAGCAGCTGTACTGATTCTGCTGATGAACTTGAAGCTACATGTGATAATTTTGACTTGTGTGCATCACAATATACAACTGAGacataa